A single region of the Silene latifolia isolate original U9 population chromosome 8, ASM4854445v1, whole genome shotgun sequence genome encodes:
- the LOC141595463 gene encoding uncharacterized protein LOC141595463, with protein sequence MDREWMFVDRLDSRYREGVEYFVRHAMNNAENVEQLFCPCVKCGNNEYVDAVELESHLLINGIDKSYTRWIWHGEDVLPTLCSNLGDDSDFEGEDFDENVDRVDNLINDLKKSAVDPSEIEILKAKNGWSDKSFTTLLEFLGQMLPEGNELPRRTYDAKKILCPMGVDYVKIHACRNDCILFRKDYKELDKCPKCGSSRYKLPKKNSTNSKGVPVKVLWYLPIIPRFKRMFANLKEARNLIWHAGGDGRILDDKIRHPADSTRWKSIDHLFPEFGSDARNLRLGLCTDGMNPFGNLSSRWSTWLFFANNL encoded by the exons ATGGATCGCGAATGGATGTTTGTTGATCGTTTGGATTCAAGATATAGGGAAGGGGTGGAATATTTTGTTAGACATGCTATGAATAATGCAGAGAATGTGGAACAACTTTTCTGTCCATGTGTTAAATGTGGGAATAATGAGTATGTTGATGCGGTAGAATTGGAAAGTCACCTCCTAATTAATGGTATTGACAAGAGTTATACAAGGTGGATCTGGCATGGGGAGGATGTGCTGCCCACTTTGTGTAGTAATTTAGGGGATGATAGCGACTTTGAGGGAGAGGATTTTGATGAAAATGTTGATCGAGTAGACAATCTTATAAATGATTTGAAAAAATCCGCTGTAGACCCAAGTGAAATTGAGAT TTTAAAGGCTAAAAATGGATGGAGTGATAAAAGTTTCACAACTTTGCTTGAGTTTTTGGGTCAGATGTTACCGGAAGGCAATGAACTCCCTAGGCGTACGTATGATGCTAAGAAAATTTTGTGTCCAATGGGAGTTGATTATgtaaaaatacatgcatgtcgtAACGATTGCATTTTGTTTCGGAAAGATTATAAAGAATTAGACAAATGTCCAAAGTGTGGGAGTTCACGTTATAAGTTGCCGAAAAAGAATTCCACAAATAGTAAAGGTGTCCCAGTTAAAGTCTTGTGGTATCTTCCCATTATCCCAAGATTTAAAAGAATGTTTGCAAATTTAAAAGAGGCGAGAAACTTAATTTGGCATGCTGGTGGTGATGGTAGAATTTTAGATGACAAAATTCGTCATCCTGCCGATTCAACTCGGTGGAAAAGCATAGATCATTTGTTTCCCGAATTTGGGTCCGATGCTAGAAATTTAAGGCTTGGACTATGTACTGATGGTATGAATCCATTTGGTAATCTAAGTAGTCGATGGAGTACGTGGCTGTTTTTTGCTAACAATTTATAA